The DNA sequence CGATTGCCAAGCCGCGCATTCGTGCGATCTTCACAGCGGCAGGCTATCCCGAATCAGTCGCCGATTCGTTAGCGGGACTTTGCACGAATCGCACCCCGGATGACATTTGGCATAACTTGGATTGGCGTGGCACTGGTGCGACGAATCGCGATCCCCGTCGCGCATACGATCTTCCCCATTTGCCACAGGGAGCGCCGACGTCGCCCGCGTTGGCGAATCTCTGCGCGTTCCGCTTAGACTGCCGACTGGAGGGAATCGCGAGATCGGCCGGCGCTAACTACACGCGCTATGCGGACGACCTGGCGTTTTCCGGCGGCGCGACTTTCGCGCGGGTTGTGCATCGATTTCAGCATCATGCGTGCGCGATTGTGCTTGAAGAAAACTTCACGCCGAACTTTCGCAAGACGCGCATCATGCGCCAAGGCATGCGACAACGCTTGGCGGGAATCGTTGTCAACGAACGATTGAACGTCGCGCGCGTCGATTACGACCGACTGAAAGCGACGCTCACTAACTGCGTTCGCCACGGCCCAGAATCACAGAACCGCGCAGCCATCGAGAACTTCCGAGCACATCTGACGGGCAGCGTGGCGTTTATCGAGTCGATCCATCCGGAACGGGGAAATCGGCTGCGGCAATTGCTAGAGCAAATCGACTGGACCTGAAGCCACGACGTAGTCTCGCCGTTCAGAAAAACGCGGCGGCTATCGCGCTGCAACTACCGGTCCTTCCGCTTCGGATTCTCCCGCACGACTTCAAAGGTGATCTGTTCGCCAGGGTGTTTCGCGACCAAGTCGTGGATTCTGGCCGTCAATTGTGCGACGCTGAAGTTCTCCAACTCTTTGCGTCGTTCGCGACGCGCTCGCACGGCTTCGATTAATACCCACGCCAATTCCATTCCGCCAACGCAAAGGGCTACGAATCCAACGATCTTCATGTCTCCCGCGATGGACTGAATCGGCCAGGCTGGACCGCGATCGATCGCCCAACCAATGACGCTAAAAAGAACGCCCGCCGCAAAGACTGTGCCGCGAGGAGCGTCGCGTGTTCCACGCCAGATTGCGAATATGCCTAGAACGATGGATATGATGTGCATGCAGAGATTGCTCCTCAGGCTTGGAGCATATCATCCCCAAGCTCGCATCGCCATCATGCCGATCAGGCCCAAGAACAGCGATACCGAAGCCGCGATGCCGGTGTAGGCGGCCCAGCGGTA is a window from the Planctomycetia bacterium genome containing:
- a CDS encoding reverse transcriptase family protein, producing the protein MDSSTAVARALAMAFLADEFDEQRLVDRGAMVLGKSPKWLPSLARRIVGRFGGTARPRRRELVCFIQDDVAFQRASSRGKLKIVTWPLIPARMAPMTAAVAWNVPEICSIGALSEWLGVSVRELEWFADLRSWEAKRATERARNYRYRVLAKKFGQVRLIEAPKPRLKAIQRRVLDGIVNLIPPHDAAHGFRSGCSIRSFAAPHVGQDVVLKFDLQDFFPSIAKPRIRAIFTAAGYPESVADSLAGLCTNRTPDDIWHNLDWRGTGATNRDPRRAYDLPHLPQGAPTSPALANLCAFRLDCRLEGIARSAGANYTRYADDLAFSGGATFARVVHRFQHHACAIVLEENFTPNFRKTRIMRQGMRQRLAGIVVNERLNVARVDYDRLKATLTNCVRHGPESQNRAAIENFRAHLTGSVAFIESIHPERGNRLRQLLEQIDWT